The genomic interval ATCAATTTCAGGAGTCACATTCTCCGGGTTAATCTTTCAATCGTATCAGATCGATAATTCAAGCTTACAAACTTAATAGCTTTGAACCAGGGGCCGTCAGTATTTGGATCACACAgcttataaaaaataaagtgcgTCAGATCGAAATGATAGCCGAGGCTACTCAGCCTGCCAGatatatatttaatcaaaatttaGTATCAGCAGACGCCCACGATTAAAGCACTCAAACCGGGGCCAAAAAAATAACCTCTTTAATAAAAGCACCACTGTGATTTTTCCTATATGATTATTgccatattttgtgtgtgtaataacTTTTATGACATTAGTGAAGGTGTTCTTCATTTTAGGTGCAATAACAAACACTGCATGAAACCCAGCTGCAGTACTGTTGATAAGTGTCATAAAATCTTGACCTTCTATCACAGCCAGTGGATTGAGAGCTCACAGTCTGACACAGCACTGACGAAAAATAACCTGATCCAAGTTATATTATGATTCAAGCTTTTACGTGGTCCATAGAAGCTCAATATCCAAAACAGTAGGGGCGACATATTATTAGCCTGGCTGATTGCTGTCTTAGAACCACAGTGCTCTCATTTTAGTGTTCTCCAAACTACTTAACATAAGATCAGCTGCGTTACCTTGGAAACTGTGCACCTCACGTGTAGTGCAGGGTTTTATAGTTGGCTTTCACTCGCTTCTGTGGCAACTGCTCCTATTATTCTGTTATTTAATCCATTGATTTGATCTGATCAGCCCTGACTGTTCTGACCACAAACCTTgactcaaactcaacaaactgcagctgaggaaaaaaaaatccacctgtTCTGCATTCAAGGACCCACGAAAACCTACCAGCTACCGCCACACGCAGAGTCTCACTCTGTAAGAAAAAGTGAACACTTATTTACAGGATCAAAACAATGACAGAAGTCAGACCCGGGAGGACATAAGCCACAGCAATTCaaatgactggaaaaaaaatatgctgaaatTAGTACTGGCAAAAAGTAGAAACCTTGGATTTCTCTCCCAGAAAcagtagtgtgaaagcactatTAACTGCAAGTGAGTAGGTTTTTATTTCAATCGGACAAAATGTATGAGCTACAATTTATTCTGGAAAAGTTACAAAGAACCGATGCTATTTACGCAGCTGTTTAGAGAGTAATGATTGTAATTACTCCACTGTGAGGGGGCCGCAAAGTCTAAATGTATGCATGGGAAGATTTGTGGACACTGTAATGTGTAGGAGACAAATTGAGATTTACCATGAGGTATAAAGTAATGAAACTGTCAAGAACCTGAAgcaagtttttgaaaagttacaacacaatcaatgtgttttttgcaaacatAGTTAAGTATTCTGGCAGtgttaaatcagttttttatgCAGTAGAGGAAATTATTTGCCAGGCAGTGTTGTTAGGAAAATTAAAATGCCAGAAACTTTCACTGGAAGTGGGGAGTTCACGGTTCAAATATCGAGGCGAAGTTGAAGAGGTGCATTTAGTTGGAAAGAGGGCTTCAAACCCAGTTCGGTGTCAGTGAGTCGGTGCTATGAGTTTTAAATTACCTGGGGCAGCCCAATGGCACAGCAGAGTGCAATGGTTATTCCAATGTTGTCACTCATCCAGAGGTTGACTGCATGGATGCAGCCTCGCACATGGATCAGCTCATGCAGGGATTCACGCTGATGCACAGACCAGAGGAAGACAACAAGAggaaagtttcagtttcaaacTCAAACTCAACCGTCACTGctttactgaaaaacaaaaaaagaatccaGCAAGTTGAACTAGTGTAGTCCAATGCTGGAAGAggagaaaacatacaaatgagCATTTCAGACTTTACTGGAACCTGCAAACCAATGTTTAACATGATAACAGTGAAGATCTGCTGAAGCAGCTATTTTATTCGCTATTGATAAATCTAACAAATATTTTCTCAATCGATTAAGTGTTGCAGCTCTCATATGATGAAAGAAAAGTGGTAACTTGTCTTGTGCTGTGACACCAGACATTATCAGTTGTTCCTCTCACCTGCTGCTCCAGAGTCTGGTAGCCGCATAGAGTGTTGATGACCTCTCCTACCTGTGCAAAGAGTTGAGATTTAGAGAGTTTGAGACATGACTTCAATAAAGCTCAGACGAGGAGAGACAACACCATGGGGACATATGTGGAAGTAAAGCTCCTCACAAGGGGGTGTTCTTGTCCCCTGCCAGCTGGAGCGTGAacttaagtgtttttaaaatggctGCAGCCCTGACAGGTAGGGACCGATAACAGCAGAAACCTGGCCAATGTTCAGCTTTCCTAATCATCTCTATCTccacgctgtgtgtgtgtgtgtgtgtgtgtgtgtgtgtgtgggtgtgtgagagtAGTGGATGATTCTGTCATTAATTTCTTCCTGCACAGCTCCACTGCTTCCTGAGACAGTATCAGTGCTTTGAGCTGAGGGACAGGAGCAATACGAGGCATTTAGAGGGTGGAGGAGGCCATGAGGGactaacatttcatttaaagagAGGACTCTCCCAAAAGCTTTATACCAGACACTTCTCTCACACAGTCTGTCACGTCTCTGATGTGTAGATAATAAGTGTCTCTTCTGGGTTTTGATAAAGCAGGAAACATAACTAACTCAGTGCATGATTTTTAGATCTTAAACATTTATCAACAGGGACTGGGAATACCAAACAGGATGTTAACATCATGGATACTTTGATACCCACGAGGCCTGTCACAATAACTACTTTTGTTGGAGATATATTGTCCCAGAAATACTTGCGACAAATGAAAGTTATTTCAagaccattttatgccactgataaaatgttaacataatGGTATTATAATGCGAGTAAACACAGCTCAAGGGTCTcttagataaaaaataaagacaaattaagatttatatttactttattgtttCAAGGCAGTATAtaataagattattttaagtatgattaacttgtcagattttttgGTATACAATATAGTCACAATGTCATTATTgtatatttggtcaaaaatattgtgatatttgattttctccacatcCTGCGGCCCTAACAACAATGATCCtatctgaactgaactgaaagacaTGGGTGAAAGCATTTATAGAAAGCACTGccaaaaactgatgctgatgtTTTATGTGAATTTTTACATGACAGACTGTTTGTTCTATGTGTGTTTACAGCACTCACCTTGCCGCGAACACAACAGGTATAAGGAACCCCACAGGCTAGAGGACCAGTCCCATTGCAGAAATGGTACTGGTTGACCCCCCAGTCTTTATACTCGTCCCCTCCACAACATGAAAACTGGAAGACAAAACAGTTCAAAGACAAGGCAATTAGAAAAGAAAGCATGCTATCAAAACCAAGGGTCATCCCAAGTTAAAATGTGAACCGACGATGAGCTTTAGTTGATTTAATTCTCAGAAGTGAAACAACCCATACAGCTTCTGCTGTGAAATCCACACCTGTTTCACCTCAGAGCTCACTCGCACTGCTTCCTAATTATCACGCAGTGAGACAATGTCTCTATGTACATCCAATTTCTACAGCAAACTGAAGTCAATGTGCAGGGGAAAACTGCAGAGGGTCTTACAGTCAATTAAAGGCTATCACTTTTAAGCACTTCACAGAGAAGAATCAATCAAGGGTCCAACGTTTTGAGAGCTCTCAAAGACCATGAAGGACATCTTTATCTCTGTGATTGCCTGACCTCAGCCGCATGCTGCCAGGAACCACACTAGTTGCGcaaataagacatttttataaGCAGTGGGGAAAAGAAACACTACAATGGACGACACAAGGCAGGAAGCAGGATTTTTTGCCATCTCTGTTGACGtaggtgatgaaaaaaaaacagcaagtatCCCTTGATGGAAAAGGCACATGGCCAAAGATTAAAGACCCAATTACAgccaatttgtttttaagttcaagaaaaaaacctgcagtTTATGCTTTAGTGGAGAAAATACTAATGTCAGTTATTGCTCAGATTAAATGTGTACCTCATATAGAGTACACatgatacattttcaaaacaaccaCTTTCAGCATTTGcctttaattcattaattctCTCTATAGATTTATTGTTTACGGCTCCAACCAGTCCACCCAgctagacaaacacacacaatttatcTTTTCTACAGATGCCTTGAGATTTccttgtatgtttttgaaaagcaaaataatgtaGAGTGGTCTGACCTTCTTTAAAGAACCATCTTTGATCCAGCTACAAGAGCCATAATTGTGAGAAATCACATTACAGCTCCTGTTATTTTACCTGACAGATCAGGTAGTTAGCTCGGTATTGAAACTGCCAAATCACTATCAAGATGGCTAATGGCTTGAAAATAGCCCAAAAAATTGACAGCTCCTGTCTTATTGGATAGCTTCAGTATGCCATTAAATTGTAATGTATCATGAGGGTATAAAGGGGTCAGTCGTGTGGACTAATGTATTACAGGTGAGCACTGTTCAGTCTctccctcctgtgtgtgtgtgtgtgtgtgtgtatgtgtttgcaagAGACAggagccctttttacacagagactgTGCTACAGAGCTGCTACAACCCTTTTTCATgcctttgttgtatttttacatagAAATAATACCGACAGCATCATTTTGTTCCAGTATGCAATTTttgacagcatgccggcatcgcaGAATTAAAGAGGTGTGACCAGCTTGACGTGAAAGACAACAGCTTCAGCCTCTGGTGTGACATTTAACAGGcgtcagcagcactttctaaacaataataTCATGGCAATAACATTTATCAACTGTCTCCATTAAATGACGGCTGATgttgtcctctgcttggagggtaaggagctccagAATCTAAttgttttctaaattttctgacatttctggcctctgttcttcttctttgagttagctgctgaCTGCGaacagctactttttaaatctcctgtgaTGGGTTGTATGCATAACATGTCGTCAAACTGCACAGCCTCCTAGCCCATGAGCCCATCCTGCTGGTTGTGCtgttcatacatacatacaccaTTTCTGCACTGTTTCTACCTCCCGTGGCAGCTGAAAGTGGCGGTCATTCCAcaattgtaccttttatacagaatggcgAGGCAGCATATTGACGTGAAATTCTCACATTGAAGGGTTAATATGAAAAGGGctagagaggggaagagaaggtAGAAGGTGGACAATTGCGCACAATGTTTCTTTAAGTTAATAACTTAACATTTATCGTAACACTGTGATACCCGCTGGTCGACCTGTGCATCATGAGTTGTCCTGCCTTACAGCAACAACACTTCTATTTCATTAAGCTTATCTTCATAACAAATTACTGTCAAATGTCTAAGAAACAGTTGTTCTTATTTTTACTAcaccaaaaagtaaaaaccggcttgtgtttgttgttttgacgGCCTGCCTGCAGTTAATATTTGGTGGCTGTGCTACCCCTCAGcaacactaaaataataaagcaaTGTTAACCTTAAAGGTGccgtgtgtaggatttagggggatctattggcagaaacaGAATATAACATTCAtagctttgttttcatttgtttataatCACCAGAAACTAAGAATTGTTGTTTTCATAGCTTACAATGAGTCTTTTATATCTACATCCTGAGTGGGTCCTCCTCTACAGAGTTCGCCATGTTGTTCTACGGTAGCCCATaactgacaaaccaaacactctAGGTAGGAACATTAGCGTTTTTGCAATGGCCACAGTAGTTCTCCTACACCCTTGGCACACAAGAAAAGTCTCAGCTGCTTGCAATCTGAGACCTCACAGCTAAATGtgactaaatcctacacactagatgTTTAATAAGAGAATGGAGGCAGCTATTAAAAGGTAATGCAACAGTTACTGTTACTTTTTAGTAACTGATCATTTTTATATGCCATAAAGTATTTCAATTACATCTGAGAAAAGTAACTAGTGgctataaataaatactaactTTCAGTAAGACcaggcttttgtttgttttgttcgtTCTCATTGGAGCCAAGACTGTAAGAAATGTGACAAAGCAGACTGACTATTCCAATAGTGTCATTGGAAATAGATAATTAGAAACAGATAATACTAATTCAAACAATCATGTCATCTGTGATATGTAATGAACAGCTTGGTGCTGATCTGGCTAGATTAAAATGCAGGATAACAAATCTGTGTGACCATCTGACTTAAACAAAAGACAGATCACAAATCTGTCATTGCTAGAGCTCTGAATAATGCATAATAAATTCTTGTGAGAGCATCAAGCTTTAGATAATAACCCCTTTGTTGGTATAAGCCCACTTTTTTATCCTGCATCTATGTATCACAAACATACCAAATAATACCATAATTTTACAACAATATTTGTATTCAAATTGTATTAATTATACTGTCCACAAATATAAGAAATGTATCTTCCAAAGAAAAtttccactgtttttatttatgagaAAGAATATCAAACTACCTTTTGCTGCACGTAGTCcaagatgtttttgaaatcCAGATCATCGTAGTAGTGTTTAATTCCTTCTCGTATACTGCTCTGAAACAAGGCAGACGTCTAAaggcagagacacagagcagaAGTGTTGACAAAGATGATGCCAATCATAAAGTGCAGTGAAGCAGTTTAAAGGCTATCATGAAGTGGCTAATGGCTATCCTTGGGGGCAACATATAACAATGTACAGGACGTGTGAAGATGAGTCACAAATAAAATGTACCTTGTTTTCAAAGATGAGAGCCGTGACGAGCCCGATCGCCTGGAGAAGCAGcaacacacagagaacacagaggaactgtggagGGACAAAGACAACAAACTCAAACAGCATTTagggaaaataattattagtacAAGAATACTTAATACAGTGGTGCACCAACACAATGAAACATTGCATTTACATTGCTAccaagttttttttgcagttgccCTTTTTAAATCCATCCATGACACAGTGTAGTAGTATTCCAAGTATAACATACTTGTAGAGATAGCATTATCTTAAAGGCATCATCTTGGCAGATCCAGCAATAATGGATCAGTTTTGGCTAAAATAAACTTATTGTATCATATCATATGAATAACTTAATAGTTTTGAACCAGACCAGCTAGTAGCTTGTGGACAATACAGTGTGCCAAATTTAGCAGTTTATGCTTGTTATTTCAGTGTGACAGATACATATTTAATCAACATTGTTTGCCCACTCTCTTCTATCCTCCAGccctgacagcagcagcatggtGGTGGCTGATATGAATTAGACGTTTGCCTTTGTTATATTGGTAGACCTATTTTTGTAGCTTTATTTCTGTAAGGTTTAGTTATTATAGTTATATAGATGAGAGGGAAGAGCCCAGATCCTGAAATCTTTTGTGGGTTTGTCTCGGTGTCTTCCCttctttttgtatattttgaccGGCCCATCAGTGTTTTGTTAGTAGGCTTGTttggttagtgtgtgtgtgtgcgtattgTGTCATATAGGCAAATACAGACGAATTCAGGGACGTACTGGAAGTAAACAAGTCGCCATTTCTCCAGAAGCGTCCCCCCACAATACAGGCATATCTGAATGCAAGAAGTGTTCTTTCTACTTTTGCCTTTACtttatatgttatgttactTTTGACAAGGAACAGGAGGAACCTGTGCAGTTCTTGGCTGCTCCAACAATAGTGTTTTTTGCGATTCACTGATACAGATCCTCAGGCGGGTTCTTTCTGGCCGTTCTAGAGTCAAGGCTTAAAACTAAAGGTGACCATGCCTTTGACATCAGGGCCCATCAGGTTTAGAACGGCCTGCCCGAGGAGATAAGGCTAGCAGAATTGGTGACTTcctttaaatcacttcttaaaaccatTTATATAGATTTGCTTTAATGTGCTGTCCTCttttaaattgtctttattCTATCCTTTAACTTCTCTTTGTATTCTGTATTTTGCTAacatatttctgctgttaatcTCCTGTTTAATGCTACCTTAACTCTTGTCTGGccttgtttggcatttttgactAACTTCTATTGTTTAATCGCCTCCAGGGCTTATTGCCTCTGCaatagtattattatcattatatgtGTTAAACTTCagctgtggggaaaaaaactgatggTGAAACGAGTAACATCAGCTGAGTTATTAGGACTTTTAATTAAAGTAACTAAAGTGAGCTAACTGTCCTGTCTACAGACTGCAGAGGTCCCAGGATAAATTAACTCAATCAACTAACTGTGGTGTTACtgtgaaatataattttagTTGCTCTAACTAGGGCTATAAAGTAAACGTCATTCGGTCTGCATCACAAACAGAACATGTACAATGTTGTCTCGTGTTTCAGTTTAACAAGTGAGTTTTAACCAACAGGTGACTCGAATACATCATGGTTGCTTGTTGTTACAGCAGCTGTTAAAACTGTGAGGGGAACATGTCCTtgtaaatgtcttcatttttattttaattaattttaaacacatcCATATCTGTTTCTTACCTATGTCAGCAATTTATGTAAATGACTGCGAGAAAGTACAGACCCATTTAGCTTAAAGTCATAAGTTAACATGGTTGTCAAACAGAAACTCAGGCAGCTTAGTTTAGGAGTGACTTTTTTAATCATAAGGAACTCAACTGTTTTTTGGTAATGTCtacattttatgccaaaattTATGATCTATCAGCTgagataattttaaaaaatgacatttgttgCTGTAACTGATAGCAGCAGACACTGAGGCCACATTTAGATGAGAAAGGCACAACTAAAAACATAAGTCTTTCCtttacgtttaaaaaaaaaaaaaaatctgtattatgataacattgtgacaACGATCCTCGTGTTAAAGGATCtgcaacaaaaactaaaaacgcCGTAGTCCGCATGCCAGGCCAATAGATgatggtgtaactttgtaatgatacaccatagaagaacaccacgaATGAAGTACAGCTGTTTCGTCACTGTTCTGACAGGATTtatgcattgccagtttacatggcaacagaaGGAGTTGTAAAAGATTCAACTCTGGAACCAAAAGATAACACTCTGGAACCTTGTTTCCAAAGTTTGCGTTTTAAGGCCCCTATACGCCATTGTTGTGtgaacaaaaagccaaaacacaacaaaagcttaatgtttcatgcaagaactgttgctgtTAAAATAGCCTGAGACTTGCCGCCGCAGTAATGGTGGAAGACACAAAGCGTAAATCAGATTTGCGTTTaagtattaaataaaattaatattatgGGACTTTGATTGGGGCCATAAAAACTGCCATTATTTATTGAATACTTGCtgacaagtttttaaaatgaaaggaaaCTGACTTAAAAGCTCAGCTTAACCAACCTACAAGTGCTGAGAGAAGAAAATATCAGCGCATAAAGGAACATAACTTTATGGCTTCTTCAGTGTGAAATGAACCGCTCATCCTCTTCATCAAAGCATAAGCAGAGACATCGCTGACTTCCTTTTTTATTGCTAACTTTTAATCCCCTTTTTCCGTTCTGCGTATTTAGCTAAAGCTAATTAGATAGTTGCATAGCAACCAGAATAATATATCCTTGCTCCCTCTGAgctatttttctgttattggcAAAACCAACAGCTGTGCTTTTGCATTTcgggtgaaaaaaataaaaatcataacgCATCCTAAGTGATCACggatttgcatgttttatgaaCTGCTGCTGTTGGGCAAACTTTGAACACAAATTAGATTTCTCAGCTCTGATGTGTGTGTAATTtgtacacaaatataaaaatgtttatgtataattttctgttttattacgCATTATCTCCCTGATTTTGTAAGTGAGCTAACAACCCAAATTGTgtaaaattctcaaaatttaAATCTTACCCCTTAACAAAGAAGTTTAAGTGCACACACATATCatggaaaaacattaaaagacattcAGTCGTGCCCACgccccctcctctttctctatCATCCTTACCATATGCAGCAGGGTCTTGTTGTCCCTGAGGGACCCAACCATGCCCACCACCGACACTGTAAACATCACCAGGCCCAGCAGGATGAGCACCACGGCGGGGGCCAGGAAAAGACCCTCCAGGGTTCGATTCTTCTGCCTTTCCACTTCGGCATACACCcccacacacagcacacaaagaCCCATCagctggagggagagagagaaagagaaggagggggtTAATGAGACAAAATCCTTGACAATCCTCAGTATAAAGAATAAATAGTGATGAGCATTTTGAACTATAGATAGCTCTCATTCATCTTGTGAGATGTAGTAGTAGCAGTGAAGCTTGAAATTAGACAAAGTTaactattttatgttattattattattttttaaagatttttttggcattctAGCCTTTactagataggacagatcaatagcatgaaagggggacgacatgcagcaaagggccacaagctgGTGTCAATCCCGAGGCCACTGCAgaaaggacactgccttcattcatgGGGTGCCAgctttatgctatttttttattattatttttaaagtcaagattgttaaggtgttttttaagtacttttatttttgtaaaagtactttttttgttttctttacccTTTGTATCCTACTCTACCCAACTGTACCATGGTGGCCCATACAATGTTTTGACATACAAGTTCAAAGGTTAAAGTGACAAATGCCAATACATACTcaacttatttatattttcagtctttttttgaaattaataaaagtcagCAAGTTTGGTGGTTTTATTGGTGTTTCCGACAACACGtcaaaatgctccactgaaatcCAGACTAATGAAATTCTTTTTAAGTGGATTTGTTGCCTCTTAAGGCAGGATAAGGCTCCAGCCCACATAAACTGCAACTATATCCACTTAGTGGTATTATGCAGCAAATGAAGACGATGGATGGAACTTGCCCTCTCATGCAAGGAGATTCAGACAGGATAAGTCCAAGACGCCTGATTGGGTGCTCGACAAACCTgcgatgacatcatcacagtaTGCAACAAGCCAACAACAATAGTGGCACCATGGGGTTTAGTAAGTTGGCCATTAAGTGGGTTCATTCTTACCactctgaaaaaacaaagatagtGGATGTCATTGGGACTTTCTACAAAGCTAAAACTAAAAGGTGTGGTGTCCCTCAAGAAAGTGACCTGGTGCCACTTTTTTCCCTATTATACATTAATGGCATGCAGAAAGCCTGTTCATCTGACCTGTTTCTCTATGAAGATTCAAGTATTCTTCTGTCTCTTAAACATTCAGCAGTTGTGGACAAGAGAACGACACAGAGGCTAAACAATGTTATGTTTTGGCTTATTTGTCTTACAACAGGCTGTCTCTTCACTTAGGGAGAACAGGAGCCATCTTTTTGAATCCAGAATAAACCAAGGAAAGACCCCAGAGATGAAGATAAATGTAGAAGGGGCTGTTATTCAGCCAAGGACACAGTGCAATATTTAGGATGAGCATTGGATAATCATCTATCAGAGGAGGTCATGGCGATGAAAGCCATCACGAAAGTCTGCCAATAGACAATTCTTGGCAAGAAAGTCAAGGTTTTTTGGACACAACACTAAGGATGTTAGCTGGAGCATTTTGTTCAGTGTTATTTTGATTATGCTGCCACCTCCTGGTTTAATAGTACTACCACAGCACTTTcaaaattaactaaaaactgcccaaaacaagTTAATCAGGATTTTGTTAAAGTGACCTCCCTGTACCCTTCTTGATTTCGCACATTTTCTACATTACTGACTTCCAGTTGATAGTCATACAAATCCAGTTGAGACTTGCACATAAAATTATTCATAATAATATGTCCACAaaagccctgcgatagtctgaccacctatccagggtgtaccccgcctcttgtccaatgtcagctgggatagaCTCCAGCCCCCCCCGCGACCATTGCGGCGACATGctgacaatgaatgaatgaatgaatgaatgaatatgtcGTCAAATATATGTACAACTACTTTAATCACTCCAGAGACAATCACAACTACTCAAAAAGACACAGCTCAACAGATTTTATcctttttagataaaaaaagttgaatgggtaaaaaaaaaaaaaccttttcataTATGGCTGCAAGTGAAACTTCCAATATCTTTGAAACTGATTGAAGCAGAGAACactttcaatttcatttctctTTCCTTGATTACATTCAAATCATAGTTGAATTGTTGCTCTCGAAActcatggcaagaaatgttctgttCAGATATTTTTGGGTTTGCATCATGCAATACTAATGACCATGCCCTGACTTTACAGCTAATACTATCCTGTCTACTCTGACTTGTGTGGATTCAGGGGTCATTCTTTCCACAACACTGTGCTCCACAACAACTCTCAAcctctcaaaaataaaagatgtttttagcaTACACACAGGTTTAGGTATTTTTGTTCCGAGTACACAAACCCTCAAAATGAGCACAGCTGCCCTGAGTGCTCTGGTCATATTGGGTAAAAGctacaaaatgtgaaagaatgATTAGGCGCACAGAAAGCAGAAAAGTTGGGGTAAAATGTGGTGTTGGTGTAATATGACTGCATCAACACAACAAAGATGACCTCCAAAGTGCACCCAGTGCACTGTCTCGCTTTACGCTTACACAGGCATCTACACAGTGGCAAAAGAAATTCCCAGATCCTTTCCCTAAGTTAACAtccaaatacaacaacagattGTTAATACTGTTGAATCCATTCCGTGAGCAGGATTTTACTGTTGCAGCTGTTTAAGCTTTAACTGCTTTATACTACTAAACTACTTTATAACCTCTGTATCTGCCCCATACAAAGGCTCACAACATGTGGGAGTTTGTAAGATGATTAATGGGgcaggaaataagaaaaaacaagttcagcacagacacaaatcacatatat from Plectropomus leopardus isolate mb chromosome 6, YSFRI_Pleo_2.0, whole genome shotgun sequence carries:
- the zgc:110329 gene encoding tetraspanin-15, whose protein sequence is MPSYSELRKTNHFYYFIKFTLNIYSMLFSLMGLCVLCVGVYAEVERQKNRTLEGLFLAPAVVLILLGLVMFTVSVVGMVGSLRDNKTLLHMFLCVLCVLLLLQAIGLVTALIFENKTSALFQSSIREGIKHYYDDLDFKNILDYVQQKFSCCGGDEYKDWGVNQYHFCNGTGPLACGVPYTCCVRGKVGEVINTLCGYQTLEQQRESLHELIHVRGCIHAVNLWMSDNIGITIALCCAIGLPQLLGIILSCVFWNLLVDMSESADMVDFKLKKAEVNYSELDLAGAGWCMCLPRDGGYLPVPAAEPDLDPIDVHLEKLKKQQPRTHSQLRELQQSRSATGLDEVDVGRKQKREH